A window of Pirellula sp. SH-Sr6A contains these coding sequences:
- the leuS gene encoding leucine--tRNA ligase: MPRYNPAVIEPKWQNYWESNKTFRCPELPAGDKVYVLDMFPYPSGEGLHVGHPEGYTATDIVARYSRMRGKTVLHPMGYDAFGLPAEEYAIRTNTPPRVSTEKNIANFTRQLKMLGFSYDWDRSLATTDVAYFKWTQWIFLELFDTWYDPAQQKGRPIAELPIPSDVQSAGEHAVAAYRDRHRLAYQDEALVNWCPGLGTVLANEEVIDGKSERGSHPVQRIPLRQWMLRITAYGDRLLNDLDALDWSPSIKKLQADWIGRSTGAEVDFPVCSAEAFASWKASRATRPFPEVQPDDSIRVYTTRPDTLYGATYMVIAPEHPLVKKIVTSAQKEAVVKYCEAAAFKSDRDRTDGDKKKTGVFSGAYAINPVTGTPIPVWIADYVLIGYGTGAIMAVPAHDDRDFEFATAYHLPVVCVVRPECAGEALQSILDGTACYTGPGKAMNSGPLDGLGTDDAKAKMISILSESGIAKGAVNYKLRDWLFSRQRFWGEPFPILHELDSDGNPTGRMRGVDRDQLPVDLPHLEDFKPHGRPEPPLAKAADEWLYVTIDGKRYRRETNTMPQWAGSCWYYLRFIDPNNDKALVDREKERAWMPVDLYVGGAEHAVLHLLYARFWHKVLYDRGHVSHPEPFQKLVNQGMILGEVEFTGYQRSDSTWVSTASIEKGESGFVERATKQPVQSVKVDETAVTKSGDCFVLLADESIRVDSRAHKMSKSRGNVINPDSVVSEYGADSLRLYEMFMGPLEATKPWSTKGVNGVRNFLDRVWRLMIDTQSDTNALVDSVQDIAPTPEQNRVIHSTIMNVTKDIESLGVNTPIARMMEFVNFFTKEAVRPKKAMETLVLLLAPYAPHIAEELWEALGHTTSLAYQPWPAFDEALTKSSEVEVPLQINGKVRAKVLVPADATGEQLEAAARGHERIHELLEGKQIVKAIVVPGRMVNFVVK, translated from the coding sequence ATGCCTCGTTACAACCCCGCCGTTATCGAACCCAAGTGGCAAAACTATTGGGAATCGAACAAAACCTTTCGATGCCCCGAGTTGCCTGCAGGTGATAAGGTCTATGTCTTGGACATGTTCCCTTACCCCAGCGGTGAAGGCCTCCACGTAGGTCACCCTGAGGGGTACACTGCGACCGATATCGTCGCTCGCTATTCCCGAATGCGTGGCAAGACCGTTTTGCACCCAATGGGGTACGATGCCTTTGGGCTTCCCGCCGAGGAGTATGCGATCCGGACCAATACGCCGCCTCGCGTAAGTACGGAAAAGAACATCGCCAACTTCACACGCCAGTTGAAGATGTTGGGCTTTTCTTACGATTGGGATCGAAGTTTGGCAACCACCGACGTCGCCTATTTCAAATGGACCCAGTGGATCTTCCTCGAGCTATTCGATACTTGGTACGACCCCGCGCAACAAAAAGGACGTCCCATCGCCGAACTGCCCATCCCTTCGGACGTGCAATCGGCCGGTGAGCATGCCGTCGCAGCCTATCGAGACCGCCATCGATTGGCCTATCAGGATGAGGCGCTGGTGAACTGGTGCCCCGGTCTCGGTACGGTATTGGCCAACGAGGAAGTGATCGATGGAAAGAGCGAGCGGGGTAGCCATCCCGTTCAACGCATCCCATTGAGGCAGTGGATGCTCCGAATCACCGCCTACGGCGATCGACTATTGAACGATCTCGATGCTTTGGACTGGTCTCCGAGCATCAAAAAACTGCAAGCCGACTGGATCGGTCGCAGCACGGGTGCCGAAGTGGATTTCCCGGTTTGCAGCGCGGAGGCCTTCGCATCATGGAAGGCATCTCGCGCAACACGACCTTTCCCCGAAGTCCAGCCGGATGACTCGATCCGCGTTTACACGACGCGTCCAGATACTCTCTATGGCGCGACCTACATGGTCATCGCTCCGGAACACCCACTTGTTAAGAAGATTGTTACGTCCGCTCAGAAAGAAGCGGTAGTCAAGTACTGCGAGGCAGCTGCATTCAAGAGCGATCGAGATCGTACCGACGGGGACAAGAAAAAGACCGGTGTCTTCTCAGGTGCGTATGCGATCAACCCCGTCACGGGAACTCCCATTCCCGTTTGGATCGCCGACTATGTGCTGATTGGATATGGAACGGGAGCCATCATGGCTGTTCCTGCGCACGATGATCGCGATTTCGAGTTCGCGACTGCTTACCATTTGCCCGTGGTTTGCGTCGTGCGCCCCGAATGTGCCGGGGAGGCATTGCAGAGCATTCTCGACGGGACTGCGTGCTACACGGGGCCGGGCAAAGCGATGAACAGTGGGCCGCTCGACGGTTTGGGAACCGACGACGCGAAAGCAAAGATGATTTCGATTCTTTCAGAATCGGGCATTGCCAAGGGTGCGGTGAACTACAAACTGCGAGATTGGCTTTTCAGTCGGCAGCGATTCTGGGGCGAACCCTTCCCGATCCTTCATGAGCTGGATTCGGACGGAAATCCGACGGGTCGGATGCGGGGCGTGGATCGCGATCAACTCCCTGTTGATTTGCCTCACCTCGAGGATTTCAAACCCCATGGTCGCCCTGAGCCCCCTTTAGCGAAGGCTGCGGACGAGTGGCTATACGTCACAATCGATGGAAAGCGTTATCGCCGCGAAACGAACACCATGCCGCAGTGGGCCGGTTCCTGCTGGTATTACTTGCGATTTATCGACCCCAACAACGACAAGGCCCTGGTCGATCGAGAGAAGGAGCGAGCGTGGATGCCCGTCGATCTTTACGTCGGTGGAGCCGAGCACGCCGTTCTACACCTGCTCTATGCGCGGTTCTGGCACAAGGTCCTTTACGATCGCGGACATGTTTCGCATCCGGAGCCGTTTCAGAAGCTGGTGAACCAAGGGATGATTCTAGGTGAAGTGGAATTCACCGGGTATCAAAGGAGCGATTCCACGTGGGTCAGCACCGCATCGATCGAAAAAGGGGAATCGGGATTTGTCGAGCGCGCGACCAAGCAACCGGTTCAATCGGTCAAGGTCGACGAGACCGCCGTAACCAAATCCGGGGATTGCTTTGTTCTCCTCGCTGATGAGTCGATTCGCGTGGATAGCCGCGCCCACAAGATGTCCAAGTCGCGAGGAAACGTCATCAATCCAGATTCGGTGGTTTCCGAATATGGTGCCGATTCGCTTCGTCTCTACGAAATGTTTATGGGCCCTTTGGAGGCGACCAAGCCTTGGAGCACGAAGGGGGTCAATGGCGTTCGCAATTTCCTCGATCGCGTTTGGCGACTCATGATCGATACGCAAAGCGACACCAACGCGTTGGTCGACTCGGTCCAAGATATCGCGCCGACACCGGAGCAGAATCGCGTCATCCATAGCACGATCATGAACGTCACCAAGGATATCGAATCGCTCGGAGTCAACACGCCGATCGCCCGGATGATGGAGTTCGTCAACTTTTTTACAAAAGAAGCCGTTCGACCGAAGAAGGCGATGGAGACTCTCGTCTTGCTATTAGCACCCTATGCCCCCCACATCGCTGAAGAGTTGTGGGAAGC